In the Kwoniella shivajii chromosome 2, complete sequence genome, one interval contains:
- a CDS encoding pyruvate dehydrogenase (acetyl-transferring) E1 component, alpha subunit, with protein MSFSLLRSRGLRAATRSAGIRPVRSTIPSLRYLQTDADKSSPAESLPEAGDKPFTVTLHEESFHTYRCETPTNEISTTKDELVKMYTTMVQMRRMEQAADALYKQKLIRGFCHLAIGQEAVSVGMEYAIDGEDRVITSYRCHTFAVLRGGTVKGVIAELMGRVDGMSYGKGGSMHIFTPSFFGGNGIVGAQVPVGAGIALAQKYLKKKTATFALYGDGASNQGQVFESYNMAKLWNLPCVFVCENNKYGMGTSAERSSQNTEFFTRGDKIPGIQVNGMDILAVKKATAWAKDWVTSGKGPLVMEFVTYRYGGHSMSDPGTTYRTRDEVQQMRSEKDAIAGLKRYILEWGVTDEASLKAIDKKAKEEVDQAVEEAKQSPFPDEKTFWTDIYYKGTEPPSMRGREKEEVHIYNQN; from the exons ATGTCATTCTCTCTCCTACGATCCCGTGGGCTCAGAGCCGCAACTCGATCAGCGGGTATC CGACCAGTTCGATCTACAATCCCATCGTTGAGGTATCTTCAAACCGATGCGGACAAGTCATCACCCGCCGAGAGCTTGCCCGAAGCTGGAGATAAACCA TTCACCGTTACACTGCACGAAGAATCTTTCCACACCTACCGATGCGAAACTCCCACCAACGAGATTTCCACCACAAAGGATGAGCTTGTGAAGATGTACACTACcatg GTtcaaatgagaagaatggagCAAGCCGCCGATGCTTTGTACAAACAAAAGTTGATTAGAGGTTTCTGTCATTTGGCTATTGGACAAGAAGCTGTCTCAGTCGGTATGGAGTATGCTATCGATGGTGAAGATAGAGTCATCACTTCTTATCGATGTCACACCTTCGCCGTGTTGCGAGGTGGTACCGTCAAGGGTGTAATCGCAGAGTTGATGG GTCGAGTTGATGGTATGTCTTACGGAAAAGGTGGTTCTATGCACATCTTCactccttccttcttcggTGGAAACGGTATTGTCGGTGCTCAA GTCCCCGTTGGAGCCGGTATCGCTCTTGCTCAAAAAtacttgaaaaagaagacCGCTACTTTTGCTCTTTACGGTGATGGTGCTTCTAATCAAGGCCAAGTGTTCGAGTCTTATAACATG GCTAAACTTTGGAACCTCCCTTGCGTCTTCGTTTGTGAGAACAACAAATACGGTATGGGTACATCCGCCGAGAGATCTTCTCAAAACACCGAGTTCTTCACTCGAGGTGACAAAATCCCTGGTATCCAA GTTAACGGTATGGATATCCTCGCTGTCAAGAAAGCTACTGCGTGGGCCAAAGATTGGGTCACATCTGGAAAAGGTCCTTTAGTAATGGAGTTTGTAACCTATCGATACGGTGGTCACTC CATGTCCGACCCTGGAACAACTTACCGAACTAGAGATGAAGTACAACAAATGCGATCTGAGAAAGATGCTATCGCTGGATTGAAGAGATACATCTTGGAATGGGGAGTCACCGATGAGGCTAgcttgaag GCTATTGACAAGAAGGCAAAGGAGGAAGTTGACCAAGCTGTCGAAGAGGCTAAACAATCACCCTTCCCTGATGAGAAGACTTTCTGGACCGACATCTAC TACAAAGGTACCGAACCACCTTCCATGCGTGGACgagaaaaagaggaagtcCACATCTACAACCAGAACTAG